The Porites lutea chromosome 11, jaPorLute2.1, whole genome shotgun sequence genome includes a region encoding these proteins:
- the LOC140952886 gene encoding nuclear cap-binding protein subunit 3-like, translated as MEFEELKVEIPVDDGEKDEKDFPFNMERRYENKSGGFVTGFDVTSKEARERKARRAKRFGLQQKSKDVKKTEESSDQETNTELPSIDVEDLPAIPDGEARLDSILIHGVDEMSTKDIFAYFNDFAPGSVEWIDDSSCNVVWDDDFTASRVLMATGKEIEGNDDTSDDISDAAEIRWKLGPTHPKAKCLLMRLATKKDKKKPGAAQRSLYYLIHGNPNSKSNTGFKKGLVSSSRKRKIQKERERAKHMFDSGPEVQFLEKIEPEQEEKMEIDEPPLKIVVTNDGPTEAPERSDSPNLRMRMYADTVEEDDSESDDDDRRERRDKWKGRIERKEEKKEEIKPQPTLDLRSKLLSRERHGFNFKNRPSLSIEIKEEPTS; from the exons ATGGAGTTCGAAGAATTGAAAGTCGAAATTCCCGTTGACGATGGGGAAAAAGACGAGAAAGATTTCCCTTTTAACATG GAAAGGCGATATGAAAACAAGTCCGGGGGTTTTGTTACTGGTTTTGATGTCACTTCCAAG GAGGCTCGTGAGAGAAAAGCTAGAAGGGCAAAAAGATTTGGACTCCAACAGAAAAGCAAAGATGTTAAAAAAACAGAGGAAAGTTCTGATCAGGAAACTAATACTGA gTTGCCCTCCATTGATGTCGAAGACTTGCCAGCTATTCCTGATG GTGAAGCAAGGCTTGATTCAATTCTAATTCATGGTGTTGATGAAATGAGTACCAAAGATATCTTTGCATATTTTAATGATTTTGCCCCTGGCTCAGTGGAGTGGATTGATGACTCTTCAT GTAATGTTGTATGGGATGATGACTTCACTGCATCCAGAGTTCTCATGGCAACAGGAAAAGAAATAGAAGGGAATGATGACACAA GTGATGATATAAGTGATGCTGCAGAAATCAGATGGAAATTAGGACCAACTCATCCAAAAGCAAAATGTCTTCTCATGCGATTAGCTACCAAAA AGGATAAAAAGAAACCAGGAGCAGCACAACGAAGTTTGTATTATTTGATTCATGGAAATCCAAACTCAAAAAGTAACACAG gttttaagaAAGGTCTTGTCAGCTCATCGAG GAAGAGGAAAATACAGAAAGAAAGAGAACGAGCAAAGCACATGTTCGACAGCGGCCCTGAAGTACAGTTTCTTGAGAAAATCGAGCCAGAGCaggaggaaaaaatggaaatagaTGAACCGCCCCTCAAGATTGTAGTAACAAACGACGGACCCACAGAGGCGCCCGAGAGAAGCGATTCTCCAAATCTGCGCATGCGTATGTACGCGGATACGGTGGAAGAGGATGACAGTGagagtgatgatgatgacagaagagaaagaagagataaATGGAAGGGAAGAATtgaaagaaaggaagagaaaaaagaggaaatcaAACCACAGCCAACTTTGGACTTGCGATCTAAACTTCTGAGTAGAGAACGCCAtggttttaatttcaaaaacagACCCTCCTTATCCATAGAAATCAAAGAGGAGCCAACCTCTTGA
- the LOC140952887 gene encoding E3 ubiquitin-protein ligase RNF34-like has protein sequence MGAGGVSGELREHSEHVDAILRTHFNVANGQSASFTQSFSNRTSQPSTSSRNFPVNDIEEMTCFSCNTNFTIFKRKNLCGNCKRHYCSECFAKETKFVPGENIRNCLKCRALQYPIAYRDHLKRLKVRDLQEYLRARQISTNQCKEKRDLVELILRHAEEGSNIPLSMPPSQQGQHHSQTNTQSQRTAGQQGSSTARPQPNVQPVQVRPSAPPSSVCKSLSQIQNIDEVEDLSVKELKCILSANFVDFKGCCEKKELLDRVRTLWKSKQEVNKKKSSMAPDEEDDSEEQCKICMDATIDCVLLECGHMVTCTKCGKQITDCPICRQHISRIVHVFKA, from the exons ATGGGCGCTGGTGGTGTCAGTGGGGAGCTAAGAGAACATTCAGAGCACGTTGACGCGATATTGAGGACGCATTTTAATGTAGCGAACGGCCAAAGTGCATCATTTACACAATCCTTTTCAAACCGGACGAGTCAACCTTCCACAAGTAGTCGTAATTTTCCGGTCAATGATATCGAGGAGATGACGTGTTTTAGCTGCAACACCAACTTTACGATCTTTAAGAGAAAG AATTTATGTGGGAATTGCAAAAGACATTACTGCAGTGAATGCTTtgccaaagaaacaaaatttgttcCAGGAGAGAACATCAGAAATTGCTTGAAATGCAGAGCTCTGCAGTATCCTATTGCCTACAGGGATCACTTGAAGAGGCTGAAAGTAAGAGATCTTCAAGAATATTTGAGAGCACGACAGATCTCCACGAACCAATGTAAAGAGAAAAGGGATCTTGTAGAGTTAATTTTGCGGCATGCTGAAGAAGGGTCAAACATTCCTCTGTCTATGCCACCCTCTCAGCAAGGACAACACCACAGTCAAACAAACACTCAATCACAGAGGACAGCTGGGCAACAAGGGAGCTCAACCGCTCGGCCACAGCCAAATGTTCAGCCTGTGCAG GTGCGTCCATCGGCTCCCCCATCCTCTGTATGCAAGAGTCTAAGTCAGATTCAAAACATCGACGAAGTAGAGGATCTCTCAGTGAAAGAGCTGAAGTGTATTCTTTCTGCTAACTTTGTGGACTTCAAGGGATGCTGTGAAAAGAAAGAACTCTTAGATCGGGTCAGGACTCTTTGGAAATCCAAACAGGAggtgaacaaaaagaaaa GCTCAATGGCTCCTGATGAAGAAGACGATTCTGAAGAGCAGTGTAAAATATGTATGGATGCGACTATAGACTGTGTATTACTTGAATGTGGGCACATGGTCACTTGTACAAAATGTGGCAAGCAGATCACAGATTGTCCAATATGCCGCCAACATATATCTAGGATAGTACATGTTTTTAAAGCTTAA